The Methanoculleus thermophilus sequence GCCTTAACCTCGACGCTCTCCGGGTCAATCCCGAACGCATTCTCAATGGCCCTGATCTTGATGAGCGCCGAGGCTGCATCGCTCGCCCCGGAAAGCGGGTGGCCGATCGATAGTCCGTCGCTAGAACCACTCTCCGGCACAAAGTCCTCGATATGATAGACATTGTGACGGTAGAGTTCCCTGACGATCGTATCGGTCTCACTCTTCGGGGCCACGATAAGCAGCCGGCGCATCCGTTCAGGCCTTAACATGCAGCTGCTCCTTGAATCGCGTAACAATGAAGTCTACAGCTTTTGCAAGGTTCTGGTTTCCCTGTGCTTTCAGCGCCTCTGCGCGCACTTTACCCTCATTGACGATCTCTTTGTATCTGTTCTGCGCCTGGGCCCGTGCCTCTGCAAGACGCTGATTCCTGTAGTCCGTGGCATCTTTTTGTGCCTTCTGGACCAGGTTGTCAGCTTCCAGCTCGGCGTCTGAGAGGCTTTTCTTCCTCTCGGCCTGCGCATCACGGATCATTGCCTGGTACTCTTCTTCAGTTTCCCTGATGCTCTTCAGGACATCGGTCTTCATCAAACCCTCCTTCTCACGGCTCATGAATATTTGATGAAAATAAGCATATATTTATTGTTGTTTGTCCGCTGAGTAGTTCTACTCATTCAGATGCTTTACTATCGTCCTGGGTGGCAGGTTCTGTATTGCAACGCCCCCAGGAACGCCGCCAAGCGAAACCCCGGAGAACTCTCCCGATGAGCAGAGGAGGTGCTGCTCAGGATGGGTTCCCCGCTGGATACCGCAGGCCAAAAGGATCTCCGGGGCGACCGAGACGACCATCGATAGCCTTTTTGAGCCGGGATGATCCTTCGGGAGAACGACAAGAGGGATATGGTATCGCCGGACCAGTTCGAGCATCATGCGTGCCTGCTCAACCGGCCCACCCTCCGGCATGGAGACGACGATGAGGTCGTCAGGGTCGACGGTCTGGCAGTACTCGTCGTCCGGAGTCTCGATCCAGAGCGTAAACCGTGAGGAAGCTTTCGCAACAAGCAGAAAAGAGTGTTCTCCCTGGATGAGAAGGAGTTCTCTGCCGAGAGGGACGATTCTTCCATCCTGCCCGGCAGATGGCTCTCCGGAAGTGCCACGCTCAGACTTCTTCGACATCTTCCGACTGGCAGCTCGGGCACATGGGCCGCTTTCCGATACCCTTGAATCGCTCGCCACACTCTTT is a genomic window containing:
- a CDS encoding V-type ATPase subunit subunit G family protein, coding for MSREKEGLMKTDVLKSIRETEEEYQAMIRDAQAERKKSLSDAELEADNLVQKAQKDATDYRNQRLAEARAQAQNRYKEIVNEGKVRAEALKAQGNQNLAKAVDFIVTRFKEQLHVKA
- a CDS encoding alpha/beta hydrolase: MSKKSERGTSGEPSAGQDGRIVPLGRELLLIQGEHSFLLVAKASSRFTLWIETPDDEYCQTVDPDDLIVVSMPEGGPVEQARMMLELVRRYHIPLVVLPKDHPGSKRLSMVVSVAPEILLACGIQRGTHPEQHLLCSSGEFSGVSLGGVPGGVAIQNLPPRTIVKHLNE